CCACGGGCCCGCGCACTTCTATGTGCGTATCACGCCACGGCGATAATGGTGGTTTGCCACCCAAATATTCAATACCGACGTTGTGGCCGCCGATGAATGCGCGTTCGCCATCGACGACGATGATTTTGCGGTGATTGCGGAAATTAAGTTGGAAGCGGTTGACGAAGCGGCGGTTGGTGGCGAACGCATGCACCTGCACGCCGCCGGCACGCAGCGCGCTGACGTAGGCCGCTGGCAGGTCAATACTGCCGATGCTGTCATACAGCAAATGCACTTGCACCCCTTGTGCCGCCTTGGCCAGCAGTGCATCGCGCAGCATGTCGCCGACTGTGTCGGCCCGAATGATGAAGAACTGGATGAGCACGTAGTGACGTGCGGTGTCGATTGCGTCGAAGATCGCCGCAAACGTTGCCTCGCCGTTGACCAGCGTGCGCACGTGGTTGCCGGCCAAAAACGGCATGTGCGCGAGTGACGACAGTGCGGTGATCGTCTGTACGCCCAGCCGATTAACTGGCGCGCTGTCCAGCGCGTCGGATTGCGTGCCGATGTCGCCGACCAGATCCAAACGCCGCTCCCGGATCGCCTCGTACTCGACGCGTCGCGCGTCGACATAACCCTCGAAACGGCTACGCCCCAGGAAAAGGTACGGAACCAGCGTCAAGTAGGGCATCGCGACGAGCGAAACCGCCCACGCGATCGCCCCTTGCGACGTACGCGTGTGGAGAATCGCATGGCAGGCGGCGATGACGCCGAGCCCATGCGCACAAGCGACCAATGTACCGAGATGGAGCCAATCCAGTTGCATGCGGGAAAGCGGGCCAATGACAGCTCGCGCGGTGCGGCATGTCTTGCATCTTACCCGTCGTGGCGCTTTTTCGGCAGCGCCGATGTGGCGTGCATGCCGCAACGGCGCATACACTGGGGCGATGTGGCGCCGCAGCGTGCGGTTGTGTCTTCTTGTTCAGCGATGCTATACCACGACAGGGCTGCCGTGCATCATGATTGGCGACGTGGCAGGTCCGACGCGCGCAGTAGAAATACGCTGTCGTCGCCGGCGTGGGTTGGCAGCCACGTCAACGGCAGGCCCCCGAATGCAGCCTCGACGTGGGGCCGTTCGTTGCCGATTTCAATGACGAGCACCCCGTCATCGGTCAACCAGTCGCGTGCGGCGCCGATGATCCGGCGCACGATATCCATGCCGTCTGAGCCTCCCGCCAGCGCCATGGCCGGTTCGTGGCGATACTCGGCGGGCAATGCCTGCATCGACGCCTCGTTGACGTAAGGCGGATTGGCCAGAATCAAATCGTACTGGCGCTGCGGCAGCGGCTCGAACAGATCGCCTTCGAACAGTGTGACCCGCTCATTCAAGTCATAGTCGTCGACGTTGCGCTGCGCCACCTGCAGCGCGTGCGCCGACAGGTCGACCGCGTCGATCTCGGCGCCTGGGAACGCGTCGGCCGCCATGATCGCAAGGCAGCCGGAGCCGGTGCACAACTCGAGCACCGCGCCCAGTTCGTCGGGCGCGTCAATCCATGGCGACAGCCGCTCGAGCAGCAACTCGCCGATGAGCGAACGTGGCACGATCACGCGCTCATCGACATGGAAGCGATAGCCGTGTAACCAAGCTTCGTGGGTCAGATAGGCGGCCGGCAAACCGCTGCGTGACGCGCCGTTCAATGATGTCGAGTACCGCGCCGACTTCCTCGTCCAGCAGACGGGCATCGAGGAAAGGGTCCAGCGTGTCGAGCGGTAGGTGCAGCGTATGGAGCACCAGATACGCGGCTTCGTCATAAGCGTTTGCACTGCCGTGGCCGAATGCCAATTGAGCTTGGTTGAAGCGGGTGACCGCGTAGCGCAGCAAGTCGCGGACGGTCGAAAATGGATGATTCATGGTAAGCGACGGCATGAGGGCCGGGTTGAGCGTTGGCGGGTAGGAAGGGGCACGGCGGCATGAGGCACCAGCGACGTATTGAGCTTGACGTCGCCGGCGGCCGGGCCGGGCTGCGTCTGGCATCGCCACGGCGGCGCCAACCGTTCCGTACGTCACACGACGAGACGCTCCAGTACGCCCCGATAAACGTTTTTCAGTGGCTCAATGTGGGCCAACTCGATATGTTCATCGACCTTGTGGATCGACGCGTTACACGGGCCAAACTCGATGACCTGCTTGCAGATTCGCGCAATAAAGCGGCCATCGGAGGTGCCGCCGGTGGTCGAGAGCACGGGGCGTATGCCGGTCTCGGCCTCGATCGCCTGCTCGAGCGCGTTGGACAGCTCGCCGCGCGGTGTGAGGAACGGCATGCCGCTCAGGTTCCACGTCAATGTGTAGTCCAGTCCGTGGGCGTCGAGGATCGCGTGCACGCGCGCTTTCAACTCGTCGGGCGTCGTCGCGGTCGAGAAGCGGAAGTTGAAGTCGATACTCGCGCTGCCCGGGATGATATTGGTCGCGCCAGTTCCGGCATGCAGGTTCGATATCTGCCACGTGGTCGGTGGGAAGTATTCGTTGCCCTGGTCCCATGCTACGCGCACGAGCTCAGCCAGCGCGGGCGCGAGCAGGTGCACCGGATTCTTGGCTAAGTGCGGGTACGCGATATGACCCTGTATGCCACGCACGGTTAACGTGCCAGACAGCGAGCCGCGTCGCCCGTTCTTCACCGTGTCGCCGAAGCGCTCGCTGGAGGTCGGCTCGCCGACCACGCAGTAGTCCAGGCGTTCGCCGCGCGCTTCAAGCCGCTCGACTACCTTGACCGTGCCATAGCGCGCCGGTCCCTCCTCATCGCTGGTGATCAGCAGGCCGATCGAGCCGCGGTGCTGCGGATGGGCGGCGACGAATTCCTCGGCGGCGACGACAAAGGCGGCCAGCGACGCCTTCATGTCAGCTGCGCCGCGTCCGTATAGTCGGCCGTCGCGTCGCACCGGGACGAATGGATCGCTGCGCCATTGCTCGAGCGGCCCGGTCGGCACCACGTCGGTGTGGCCGGCGAACGCCAGCAGCTTGCCCGCCGGGCCGTCAGCGCCGCGCTTGAGCGCCCACAGGTTGGTGACACCGCCCTCGGCAATGGTTTCGCAGGTGAAGCCGAGCGCCACGAGGCGCTCAGCCATCAATGCCTGGCAGCCGGCGTCCTCGGGCGTGACGGACGCTCGGCCGATTAGGGCCTCGGTCAGGGCAAGCGTGCGGCTCATGGGCAGAAAAGGTCAGAACAGCGTTTGATACTGGTCGGCCGAGAAGCCGACCGCCTTGATGCCGTCGTCGGCCACGAGCACGGGACGCTTGATCACCGACGGCTTGTCGATCATTAATGCGATGGCGCCGTCGGTTGTGCCGGCTGCCGCCTTTTGCTCGTCGCTGAGCGCGCGCCACGTGGTGCCGCGCCGGTTCACGAGCGTGTCCAGCGGCACCTGGGCGAGCCAGTCGCGCAGCAATGCGGCGTTGACGCCGGCCTTCTTGACGTCGTGGAATGCGTACGCGACACCGTGCGCGTCAAGCCAGTCGCGCGCCTTTTTCACGGTGTCGCAGTTCGGGATCCCGTAGATGGTCAGCGCGTTGCCGCGCGACTTGCTGGTGGCCATTCAGTCGCCCCGCAGCAGTTCGTTGATGCCGACCTTCGAACGGGTCTTGGCATCGACTTTCTTGACGATCACCGCGCAGTACAGGCTGTATTTGCCGTCGGCCGACGGCAGGTTGCCGGCCACGACGACGGAACCCGGCGGCACGCGGCCGTACATGACTTCGCCGGTCTCGCGATCATAGATCTTCGTGCTCTGGCCGAGATAGACGCCCATCGAGATCACCGAGTTCTCCCCGACGATCACACCTTCGACGACTTCAGAGCGCGCGCCGATAAAGCAGTTGTCTTCGATGATCACCGGATTGGCCTGCAGCGGCTCGAGCACGCCGCCGATGCCGACCCCTCCGGACAGGTGAACGTTTTTGCCAATCTGCGCGCATGAGCCAACGGTGGCCCACGTATCGACCATCGTGCCTTCGTCGACGTATGCGCCGATGTTGGTGTACGACGGCATCAGCACGACGTTCTTCGCGATATACGAGCCGCGGCGCGCGATCGCCGGCGGCACGACACGAAAGCCGCCGGCGGCGAAGTCCTCTGGCGTGTAGTTCGCGAACTTGGACGGCACCTTGTCGTAGAACTGCGAGTAGCCGCCGGCAGCCATCGGCACGTTGTCCTCAAGCCGGAACGACAGCAGTACTGCCTTTTTCAGCCATTGGTTGACGACCCAGTCGCCGTCCTTCTTTTCGGCCACGCGAAGCGTGCCGCGGTCCAGCTCGCCGATCACGTGTGCGACAGCCTCGCGGATGTCGGCGGGGGCGGACTTCGGTGACAGCTCGGCGCGGTTTTCCCACGCGGTGTCGATGATCTGCTGCAAGGGTTGCGACATGGCTTGATGACTCGAGTGTGGTTGATATCGATGCAATGCGTGCGCGCCGCGCGGCAGGCGTCGGTGCGCTACAGGCTGTGACAGAATTGGACGATGCGTCGCGCGCCTTCGACGCATTCGGCGGTGTCTGCGACCAGCGCGATGCGCACGTAGTTGCGTCCCGGGTTGGCGCCGTGCGCGGTACGCGCGAGATAGGAGCCCGGTAGGACGGTGACATTATAGTCGGCGTACAAGCGCCGCGCGAATGCGCAATCGTCCAAGCCGGTGCGCGACACCTGCGCCCACAGGTAGAACCCCGCGTCGGGCATCGTGACATCCAGCACGTCGGCCAGCATCGGGGTGACGATGCCGAATTTCTCAACGTACTCCCGGCGGTTGTCGCGCACGTGCTGCTCGTCGCCCCACGCGGCGATGCTCGCGGCCTGGTAGACGGGGCTCAACGCCGAACCGTGATAAGTGCGGAACAATAGGAAGCGTTTCAGGATCGATGCGTCGCCTGCCACGAATCCGGAGCGCATTCCCGGCACGTTCGAGCGCTTGGACAGGCTGGAGAACATCACGATGCGCTCGAAGCCACGACCCAGTGCGTGGGCGGCCTGCAGTGCACCAAGCGGCGGGTTGCGCTCGTCGAAGTAGATCTCAGAGTAGCACTCGTCGGACGCGATAGTGAAACCGAAGCGCTCGGATAGGGCGAAAATCTCCCGCCAATCGTCCAGGCCCAACACGGCCCCGGTCGGATTGCCCGGGGAGCACACGTACAGCAGCTGCGTGCGTGCCCAGACATCATGCGGCACCGTGCCGTAATCGCATGCGTAGTGGCGGGCCGGATCGCTGTTTACATAGTACGGCTGCGCACCGGCGAGCAGCGCCGCCCCTTCGTAGATTTGATAAAACGGATTCGGGCACAGCACGACCGGCGGCTGACTCGCATCGCTTGTGCGACTGGGATCGATGACCGTTTGGGCGAACGCGAACAGCGCCTCGCGTGAGCCGACCACTGGCAGCACGTCGGTGGCCGGGTCCACCGCCGGCAATCCATAGCGGCGTTGCAGCCACGCTGCGATCGCGTGCCGCAACGGCGGCGTGCCGGCGGTCGCAGGGTACGACGCCAATCCCTCGAGCGACGCGCGGACGGCCTCGTGAACCAGCGCCGGCGTCGGATGCTTCGGCTCACCGATACCAAAACTGATCGGCGCATGGGCTGGCGAAGGGGGCACGCCGTCGAATAGCGCGCGCAGCTTTTCAAATGGATACGGTTGCAACAGGTTAAGACGCGGATTCACTAGCAGGCCTTTGTGGCGGCGTCGGGCACGGCGTCGGGCTGCCATATCGGCAGCGAGGACAGGCGCCGCCGCGTCGATGCACGCGGCCGCCGCATTGAAAGCGGGTTGATTCGCAAAGCTATAATTATAGCGTGCCTGCGCGGGCGTGCCGCCGGCACGACACGCTGCGTGACGAACGGCCCGAGCCGGTTTGGGCCGCCAATCGGCAATGGTATGATTGGGCCCGAACGTCCGGGCGCCGCATGGGTGCCGCGCGGACTCCATGCAATCTCTTTAAAACAGCGAATATCGCCGTGCGTCTGACCTCGATCAAGCTCGCTGGCTTCAAGTCCTTCGTCGATCTGACTCATTTCCAGGTGCCGGGCCAGCTCGTTGGCGTCGTCGGCCCCAATGGCTGTGGCAAGTCGAACATCATCGACGCGGTGCGCTGGGTGCTCGGCGAATCACGCGCGTCCGAGTTGCGCGGCGAATCGATGCAGGACGTGATCTTCAACGGCTCGACCGCGCGCAAGCCGGCCAGTCGCGCCAGCGTCGAGTTGGTGTTCGACAATGGCGACGGGCGGGCGGCGGGCCAATGGAGCCAATACGCAGAAATCGCGGTCAAGCGCGTGCTCACGCGTGACGGCACGTCCAGCTACTATATCAACAACCTGCCGGCGCGTCGGCGCGACATCCAGGACATCTTTCTGGGCACAGGCCTGGGCCCGCGCGCGTACGCGATCATTGGCCAAGGGATGATCGCGCGGATCATCGAGGCCAAGCCCGAGGAGTTGCGCGTCTTCCTGGAGGAGGCGGCCGGTGTGTCCAAGTATAAGGAGCGGCGCCGGGAGACGGCGAACCGCCTGAATGACACGCGCGACAACCTGACTCGCGTCGAGGATATCGTGCGCGAACTTGGCACGAACCTGGACAAGCTCGAGGGGCAGGCCATGATCGCGCAGCAGTTCAAGGCGTTGCAGGCCGAGGGCGAGGAAAAGCAGCGCCTGCTGTGGCTGCTGCGCAAGAACGAGGCGCAGGCCGAGCAGGAGCGCCAACAGCGGGCGATCGGTGCCGCGCAGGTCGAGCTTGAGGCGCAGATGGCGAGGCTGCGCGAAGTCGAGGCGCAACTGGAGACGATGCGCGTCGCGCACTACGCGGCCAGCGATGCGATGCAGGGCGCGCAAGGGACGCTGTACGAGGCCAATGCCGAGGTCAGCCGGCTGGAAGCGGAGATCAAATTCATCGTCGAGTCGCGCAATCGTGCGCAGAACCAGATTGCGGCGCTCACCGCGCAGCGGGATCAGTGGCAGAGGCAGGCCGAGCAGGCACGCGACGAACTGGCCGACGCGCACGCGTTGCTGGCCGAGGCCGAGGAGCGGGCGGCGCGCACGCAGGACGACGCGGCTGCGCAAAACGATGCGCTGCCGGCGTTGGAAGCGCGGTGGCGCGATGCGCAGGCCAAGCTCAATGACGAGCGGAGCG
This sequence is a window from Mycetohabitans rhizoxinica HKI 454. Protein-coding genes within it:
- the dapC gene encoding succinyldiaminopimelate transaminase produces the protein MAARRRARRRHKGLLVNPRLNLLQPYPFEKLRALFDGVPPSPAHAPISFGIGEPKHPTPALVHEAVRASLEGLASYPATAGTPPLRHAIAAWLQRRYGLPAVDPATDVLPVVGSREALFAFAQTVIDPSRTSDASQPPVVLCPNPFYQIYEGAALLAGAQPYYVNSDPARHYACDYGTVPHDVWARTQLLYVCSPGNPTGAVLGLDDWREIFALSERFGFTIASDECYSEIYFDERNPPLGALQAAHALGRGFERIVMFSSLSKRSNVPGMRSGFVAGDASILKRFLLFRTYHGSALSPVYQAASIAAWGDEQHVRDNRREYVEKFGIVTPMLADVLDVTMPDAGFYLWAQVSRTGLDDCAFARRLYADYNVTVLPGSYLARTAHGANPGRNYVRIALVADTAECVEGARRIVQFCHSL
- the dapD gene encoding 2,3,4,5-tetrahydropyridine-2,6-dicarboxylate N-succinyltransferase; its protein translation is MSQPLQQIIDTAWENRAELSPKSAPADIREAVAHVIGELDRGTLRVAEKKDGDWVVNQWLKKAVLLSFRLEDNVPMAAGGYSQFYDKVPSKFANYTPEDFAAGGFRVVPPAIARRGSYIAKNVVLMPSYTNIGAYVDEGTMVDTWATVGSCAQIGKNVHLSGGVGIGGVLEPLQANPVIIEDNCFIGARSEVVEGVIVGENSVISMGVYLGQSTKIYDRETGEVMYGRVPPGSVVVAGNLPSADGKYSLYCAVIVKKVDAKTRSKVGINELLRGD
- a CDS encoding ArsC family reductase, which encodes MATSKSRGNALTIYGIPNCDTVKKARDWLDAHGVAYAFHDVKKAGVNAALLRDWLAQVPLDTLVNRRGTTWRALSDEQKAAAGTTDGAIALMIDKPSVIKRPVLVADDGIKAVGFSADQYQTLF
- the dapE gene encoding succinyl-diaminopimelate desuccinylase; translation: MSRTLALTEALIGRASVTPEDAGCQALMAERLVALGFTCETIAEGGVTNLWALKRGADGPAGKLLAFAGHTDVVPTGPLEQWRSDPFVPVRRDGRLYGRGAADMKASLAAFVVAAEEFVAAHPQHRGSIGLLITSDEEGPARYGTVKVVERLEARGERLDYCVVGEPTSSERFGDTVKNGRRGSLSGTLTVRGIQGHIAYPHLAKNPVHLLAPALAELVRVAWDQGNEYFPPTTWQISNLHAGTGATNIIPGSASIDFNFRFSTATTPDELKARVHAILDAHGLDYTLTWNLSGMPFLTPRGELSNALEQAIEAETGIRPVLSTTGGTSDGRFIARICKQVIEFGPCNASIHKVDEHIELAHIEPLKNVYRGVLERLVV
- the cls gene encoding cardiolipin synthase, whose translation is MQLDWLHLGTLVACAHGLGVIAACHAILHTRTSQGAIAWAVSLVAMPYLTLVPYLFLGRSRFEGYVDARRVEYEAIRERRLDLVGDIGTQSDALDSAPVNRLGVQTITALSSLAHMPFLAGNHVRTLVNGEATFAAIFDAIDTARHYVLIQFFIIRADTVGDMLRDALLAKAAQGVQVHLLYDSIGSIDLPAAYVSALRAGGVQVHAFATNRRFVNRFQLNFRNHRKIIVVDGERAFIGGHNVGIEYLGGKPPLSPWRDTHIEVRGPVVKQIEFVFVEDWFWATQRLPRTTPPIRPCGGNMHCQVIASGPADRQETCSLFFVAAIHAARERIWITSPYLIPDEAVFAALRLAVMRGVDVRVLIPSRRDHIVVFEASRLYAHDMAHAGVPVFRYRPGFLHQKVVLIDCVAAAIGSANLDNRSFRLNFEIMLLTVDSTFAAEVAAMLEADFALSDPVQASEYARTPAWRRMVMHVARLFAPIL